From a single Terriglobia bacterium genomic region:
- a CDS encoding pilus assembly protein PilM — MFGLGGSKTIIGLDIGSSCIKAVELKRSRAGIEVAHLGVEPLASDVVVDSMIMDSPSVSSAITKLFTENGIKVRAVATSVSGHSVIVKPISIPTRSESELESDIKTEAAQHIPFDIDVVNIDYQVLSEDLSGPQMDIILVAVKKDKILNYTNVLNMAGKTPAVVDIDAFALQNCYEYNYEPAPGTTVALLNIGASVMNINIVKGSKPLFTRDVSVGGHQYTDSLQKELDLSFDDAESLKLGQKVGTVSEDAKLPILQQVTEIIVLEIQKTFDFFRATAAGEHIERIYLAGGSSKVTGLMEALRQEFSLPVEVLNPFARINYAEGTPAAELIGQNAGQLAVAVGLALRSFDDL; from the coding sequence ATGTTTGGATTGGGTGGCAGCAAAACGATCATCGGGCTCGACATCGGCTCCAGCTGCATCAAGGCGGTCGAGCTTAAGCGGTCCCGTGCCGGGATCGAGGTTGCTCATCTCGGAGTCGAGCCGCTGGCCTCCGACGTGGTGGTGGATTCCATGATCATGGATTCGCCCTCCGTTTCCAGCGCCATTACCAAGCTGTTCACCGAGAACGGCATCAAGGTGCGCGCGGTGGCGACCAGCGTCAGCGGTCACTCCGTGATCGTGAAGCCGATCTCGATTCCGACGCGCTCGGAAAGCGAACTGGAAAGCGACATCAAGACCGAGGCAGCCCAGCACATTCCCTTCGACATTGACGTGGTCAACATTGACTACCAGGTGCTGTCGGAGGACCTCAGCGGCCCGCAGATGGACATCATCCTGGTGGCGGTGAAGAAGGACAAGATCCTGAACTACACCAACGTCCTGAACATGGCGGGCAAAACCCCGGCGGTGGTGGACATTGACGCGTTCGCGCTGCAGAACTGCTATGAGTACAACTACGAGCCCGCGCCGGGCACCACGGTGGCGCTGCTCAACATCGGCGCCAGCGTGATGAACATCAACATCGTCAAGGGCAGCAAGCCGCTGTTCACCCGCGACGTCAGCGTGGGCGGGCACCAGTACACCGATTCGCTGCAAAAAGAGCTCGACCTCAGCTTCGACGATGCCGAGTCGCTCAAGCTGGGGCAGAAGGTGGGCACGGTCAGCGAAGACGCCAAGCTTCCCATCCTCCAGCAGGTGACCGAGATCATCGTGCTGGAAATCCAGAAAACTTTCGATTTCTTCCGCGCCACCGCCGCCGGCGAGCATATCGAGCGCATTTACCTGGCCGGCGGTTCGTCCAAGGTGACGGGGCTGATGGAGGCGCTCCGCCAGGAGTTTTCGCTCCCGGTGGAGGTCCTCAATCCGTTCGCCCGCATCAACTACGCGGAGGGCACGCCCGCCGCCGAGTTGATCGGTCAGAATGCGGGACAACTCGCGGTTGCCGTGGGGTTGGCCCTGAGGAGTTTTGACGACCTATGA
- a CDS encoding helix-turn-helix domain-containing protein: protein MNIRQASQYLGVSPDTLYKYVYEEKIPAFKLGNRWRFKKSKLDQWMEEKSTMRETREKKKPKAARIAAGQ from the coding sequence ATGAATATCCGCCAGGCCTCCCAGTACCTGGGCGTGAGTCCCGACACGCTCTACAAGTACGTCTATGAGGAAAAGATTCCGGCGTTTAAACTGGGCAACCGCTGGCGGTTCAAGAAGTCGAAACTGGACCAGTGGATGGAAGAGAAGAGCACGATGCGGGAGACCCGGGAAAAGAAGAAGCCCAAGGCTGCGCGCATCGCGGCAGGGCAATAG
- a CDS encoding DUF4242 domain-containing protein, giving the protein MPKYVIEREIPGAGKLTRDQLHAISQKSCGVLRNLGPQIQWVESFVTPDKIYCVYIAPDENAIREHARQGGFPANRISEVKTMIDPTTSE; this is encoded by the coding sequence ATGCCCAAATACGTCATCGAGCGAGAGATACCCGGGGCCGGCAAGCTGACCCGGGACCAGCTGCATGCCATTTCGCAGAAGTCCTGCGGGGTGCTGCGCAACCTGGGGCCGCAGATCCAATGGGTGGAGAGTTTCGTCACCCCCGACAAGATCTACTGCGTCTATATTGCGCCCGACGAGAATGCCATCCGCGAGCACGCCCGCCAGGGCGGATTTCCTGCCAACCGCATCTCCGAGGTCAAGACCATGATCGATCCGACCACCTCCGAATAA
- a CDS encoding phospholipase — protein MADEFQVKGQNAAALFTLTIHRGDGMSLVAMNWKTGKPPANLVGFAIEYKEPGGDKFFALKNRLSFPSADSGVEPNRLSTLRSPIQKFRWVHFPRNANLPGEFTYRVTPVFMNDQDELSYGEAQEAKIELRRETYPGQLNVAYTRGFVSSQAFVDRYKSVSQLLPAKAQDGLKFVPKHPQATEALEWMGFEAREAILEVLDKAITDTQAQVRVVAYDLNVPEVVTRLEKLGSRLKVIIDDSGDHGKTGSAENDAAKRLIDSAGSQNVKRQHMGDLQHNKFIAVDSPNVQLAVCGSTNFSWRAFFVQNNNAVVLQGSNAVKPFLTAFDNYWNNNTVAGFADTASVDWTTLGLNGIDANVAFSPHSQSNALLQSVANDVQDSTTSSLFYSLAFLYQTPGVIKDAIVKVTKNKQLFVYGISDREVGGIVLQKPDGNLAPVFPAALSKNLPEPFKSEPSGGGGIRMHHKFMVIDFDKPTARVYLGSYNFSVPADVKNGENLLLIRDRRIAVSYLVEALSMFDHYHFRVAQQEAKKAKKKLQLAKPPRKPKEKAWWAEYYTDARKIRDRELFA, from the coding sequence ATGGCCGATGAATTCCAGGTCAAAGGTCAAAATGCGGCTGCGCTATTCACACTGACAATTCATCGTGGCGATGGTATGTCCCTGGTCGCGATGAATTGGAAAACCGGAAAGCCACCCGCCAACCTAGTCGGCTTCGCAATCGAATACAAGGAGCCCGGCGGTGACAAGTTTTTCGCCCTTAAGAACCGCCTGAGTTTCCCGAGTGCAGACAGCGGGGTTGAGCCGAACCGGCTCTCGACCTTGCGGTCCCCGATTCAGAAATTCCGCTGGGTGCATTTTCCCCGCAATGCCAACCTCCCCGGCGAGTTCACTTACAGGGTTACTCCGGTCTTCATGAACGACCAGGACGAACTCAGCTACGGTGAGGCGCAAGAGGCCAAGATAGAACTGCGCCGGGAAACATATCCTGGGCAGCTCAACGTCGCTTACACACGCGGATTCGTCTCGTCCCAGGCTTTCGTCGACCGGTACAAGTCGGTCTCCCAGCTGCTTCCAGCAAAGGCGCAAGACGGCCTGAAGTTCGTCCCCAAACATCCCCAGGCTACCGAGGCCCTTGAGTGGATGGGATTCGAAGCGCGGGAAGCGATCCTGGAGGTGCTCGACAAGGCCATCACTGACACCCAGGCCCAGGTACGCGTTGTGGCTTACGACTTGAATGTACCCGAAGTAGTTACAAGGCTGGAGAAACTCGGTTCGCGGCTCAAAGTTATCATCGACGATTCGGGCGACCATGGTAAGACGGGCTCAGCCGAGAACGATGCGGCGAAGCGCCTCATAGACTCAGCCGGCTCGCAAAACGTAAAACGGCAGCACATGGGAGACCTCCAACACAACAAGTTTATTGCGGTGGACAGTCCGAACGTGCAACTGGCGGTGTGCGGCTCAACCAATTTCTCCTGGAGGGCATTCTTTGTCCAGAACAACAATGCCGTGGTGCTGCAGGGCAGCAACGCGGTCAAGCCGTTTCTCACTGCGTTCGACAACTACTGGAACAACAACACTGTGGCCGGCTTTGCCGACACCGCCTCCGTGGATTGGACCACTCTCGGACTGAATGGGATTGATGCGAATGTGGCGTTTTCGCCACACTCGCAGTCGAACGCACTCCTGCAGTCGGTCGCTAATGACGTCCAAGACTCAACCACTTCCTCGTTGTTTTATTCGCTAGCGTTTCTCTATCAGACCCCGGGAGTTATTAAAGACGCGATCGTCAAGGTTACGAAAAACAAACAGCTCTTCGTTTATGGTATTTCCGACAGAGAGGTCGGGGGCATCGTCCTGCAGAAGCCCGACGGCAACCTCGCCCCCGTCTTTCCCGCGGCACTCTCGAAAAACCTTCCCGAACCCTTTAAGTCCGAACCGAGCGGAGGCGGCGGCATCCGCATGCACCACAAGTTCATGGTGATCGATTTCGACAAGCCGACCGCTCGCGTCTATCTCGGCTCTTACAACTTCTCAGTACCGGCCGACGTTAAGAACGGAGAGAACCTTCTGCTCATTCGCGATCGCCGGATCGCGGTTTCCTATCTCGTCGAGGCACTGAGCATGTTCGACCACTATCATTTTAGGGTGGCCCAGCAAGAAGCGAAAAAGGCCAAGAAAAAGCTGCAGCTCGCCAAGCCTCCCCGTAAGCCGAAGGAGAAGGCTTGGTGGGCAGAGTACTACACCGATGCGCGAAAGATCCGCGATCGTGAACTCTTTGCGTAA
- a CDS encoding Rne/Rng family ribonuclease: MSKELFVSLTPHETKVAVSEEDQLTEIYFERENEYTLAGSIYKGRVTRVLPGMQSAFVEIGLERDAFLYVSDFFEMEGEQDEFEPVKVGGARPEFRQPDREDQQVQPHLIEPEAAPQPRATSPIVFEGPEEPPAGGAAEEAGPAGEREDSAGFRGRGGRRRRGRRGRAFPESKFARGEQDEQPRESNRDESYGSPPGYQPMVLPGESISKFSQGAQAQPPQVLPGESISRFSPSQPPPEEPPRAPERAERERRPERGFDRGRGRDRDRGAQSYGPPPGFQPIVLPGESISKYSRMKPSPVAPPAAAEPVESASGESSGALDLAAASDLGSKSGQYEPPRAEAHAATEPPVIEAPSLPQAHAETPVTEAAGERAEPSEDEQRFESMNVAAVFGGVEATKDETPREDSPSVDLGKVEAAHDEEHHRYGDARAELATPSQTVEHEEIEEEEADLPVAAEHLEDADDFEELEEETLEAHPAHAERNGDLAAIGEELTEAVEQSEAIEEYDEDEENGEEVEYEAAEGGEGVEGGESQEDTAARAELRAPAGTAGYQQRTQRPPYERRGRGRRGGRRSMRQARPMQRQQVMISDMLKEGQEIVVQIAKEPIGKKGARITSHIALPGRFLVYMPTVNHIGVSRKISSDDERQRLKRIVMDERDVPGHGGFIVRTAAENVAEDELRADIRFLKNLWNEIKTRADESKAPALIYHDLNLVERTLRDQLTEDFTHVWVDNEQEYERVLRFVNRFQPNLVRRVRLYTKETPLFEQFGLHEEINKALKSKVWLKSGGYIVINQTEALVAIDVNTGKYVGKTSRLEDTIVKTNVDAIKEIVRQIRLRDLGGIIIIDFIDMDERRNRQKVMQALEEALRGDRAPSKVLQFNDFGLVAITRKRVKHSLERTLGTPCPYCTGTGLVKSVETVCNEIYIEMKKLRRQLEGSEILLRVNPEVAKELKANNARWLNDLEELSGKSIIIKPDASLHQEQFDM, encoded by the coding sequence ATGTCGAAAGAACTCTTTGTCTCCCTCACGCCGCACGAGACCAAAGTCGCGGTGAGCGAGGAAGACCAACTCACTGAAATCTATTTCGAGCGGGAAAACGAATACACGTTGGCCGGCTCCATCTACAAAGGCCGGGTTACACGCGTGCTTCCCGGCATGCAGTCCGCATTTGTGGAAATCGGCCTGGAGCGCGACGCCTTCCTCTACGTCTCCGATTTCTTCGAAATGGAAGGCGAGCAGGACGAGTTCGAGCCGGTCAAGGTCGGCGGAGCGCGTCCCGAATTCCGTCAGCCCGACCGCGAAGACCAGCAGGTGCAGCCGCACCTGATCGAACCGGAAGCGGCGCCGCAGCCGCGCGCAACCTCGCCGATTGTTTTTGAAGGTCCGGAAGAACCGCCTGCCGGCGGCGCAGCCGAGGAGGCGGGCCCGGCCGGCGAACGAGAAGACAGCGCCGGTTTCCGCGGACGGGGCGGACGCCGGCGCCGCGGACGCCGTGGGCGCGCTTTCCCGGAATCGAAGTTCGCGCGTGGCGAGCAGGATGAACAGCCGCGCGAGAGCAATCGCGACGAGTCCTACGGTTCGCCGCCGGGCTATCAGCCGATGGTGCTGCCGGGCGAATCCATTTCCAAGTTCTCCCAGGGCGCGCAGGCGCAGCCTCCGCAAGTGCTGCCGGGTGAATCCATTTCCAGGTTTTCGCCGTCGCAGCCGCCGCCGGAAGAGCCGCCGCGAGCGCCGGAACGGGCGGAACGCGAGCGGCGTCCGGAGCGCGGTTTTGATCGCGGCCGCGGACGGGACCGCGACCGGGGCGCGCAGTCGTACGGTCCGCCGCCGGGATTTCAGCCCATCGTCCTGCCGGGTGAGTCCATCTCCAAGTACTCGCGGATGAAGCCATCACCGGTGGCGCCCCCGGCCGCGGCAGAACCCGTCGAGTCCGCTTCCGGGGAATCCTCCGGAGCGCTGGACCTGGCGGCTGCGTCCGACTTGGGCAGCAAGTCCGGGCAGTACGAACCGCCGCGCGCCGAGGCGCATGCAGCCACCGAACCACCGGTGATCGAGGCGCCGTCGTTGCCGCAGGCGCACGCGGAAACGCCGGTCACCGAGGCCGCCGGGGAGCGGGCCGAACCCAGCGAAGACGAGCAGCGCTTCGAGAGCATGAATGTCGCCGCGGTATTTGGCGGCGTGGAAGCAACCAAGGACGAAACGCCGCGCGAAGATTCTCCCTCCGTGGACCTAGGCAAAGTCGAAGCTGCCCACGACGAGGAGCATCATCGGTACGGCGACGCGCGCGCGGAGCTCGCCACGCCCTCGCAAACCGTCGAGCACGAAGAAATCGAGGAAGAAGAGGCGGACCTGCCCGTGGCCGCCGAACACCTGGAGGACGCCGACGATTTCGAGGAACTGGAAGAAGAGACTCTGGAGGCGCACCCGGCGCACGCCGAACGCAACGGCGATCTGGCCGCAATCGGGGAAGAGCTGACCGAAGCGGTGGAGCAATCGGAGGCGATCGAGGAGTACGACGAAGACGAGGAGAACGGCGAGGAAGTCGAATACGAGGCGGCCGAAGGCGGCGAAGGCGTGGAAGGCGGCGAAAGCCAGGAAGACACCGCCGCGCGAGCCGAACTGCGGGCGCCCGCCGGGACCGCAGGGTATCAGCAACGGACGCAGCGCCCGCCCTACGAGCGGCGCGGGCGGGGACGCCGTGGGGGCCGCCGCAGCATGCGCCAGGCGCGGCCGATGCAGCGCCAGCAGGTGATGATCTCCGACATGCTCAAGGAAGGGCAGGAGATCGTCGTCCAGATCGCCAAGGAACCGATTGGCAAGAAGGGCGCGCGCATCACCAGCCACATCGCGCTGCCCGGACGTTTCCTGGTGTACATGCCGACGGTGAATCACATCGGCGTATCGCGCAAGATTTCTTCCGACGACGAGCGCCAGCGGCTGAAGCGCATCGTGATGGACGAGCGCGACGTCCCCGGCCACGGCGGGTTCATCGTGCGCACGGCGGCGGAGAATGTCGCCGAAGACGAGCTGCGCGCCGACATCCGCTTCCTGAAGAATCTGTGGAACGAGATCAAGACCCGGGCCGACGAAAGCAAGGCGCCGGCGCTGATCTATCACGACCTGAACCTGGTGGAACGCACCCTGCGTGACCAGCTCACCGAGGACTTCACCCACGTGTGGGTGGACAACGAGCAGGAATACGAGCGCGTGCTGCGCTTCGTCAACCGTTTCCAGCCCAACCTGGTGCGCCGCGTCCGCCTGTACACCAAGGAGACGCCGCTGTTCGAGCAGTTCGGCCTCCACGAGGAAATCAACAAGGCGCTGAAGTCCAAGGTGTGGCTGAAGAGCGGCGGCTACATCGTTATCAACCAGACCGAGGCGCTGGTGGCGATTGACGTGAACACCGGCAAGTACGTCGGCAAGACCTCGCGCCTGGAAGACACCATCGTGAAGACCAACGTGGATGCCATCAAGGAAATCGTGCGCCAGATTCGGCTGCGCGACCTGGGCGGCATCATCATCATCGATTTCATCGACATGGATGAGCGCAGGAACCGTCAGAAGGTGATGCAGGCGCTGGAGGAAGCCCTCCGGGGCGACCGCGCGCCCTCCAAGGTTCTCCAGTTTAACGACTTCGGGCTGGTGGCCATCACCCGCAAGCGGGTGAAACATTCGCTGGAACGGACCCTGGGAACTCCCTGTCCGTATTGCACCGGAACCGGGCTGGTGAAGTCGGTGGAGACCGTCTGCAACGAGATCTATATCGAGATGAAGAAGTTGCGGCGGCAATTGGAAGGCTCCGAGATCCTGCTGCGCGTGAACCCCGAAGTGGCCAAGGAGTTGAAGGCGAACAATGCGCGCTGGCTGAACGATCTGGAGGAGCTATCCGGCAAGAGCATTATCATCAAGCCGGATGCCAGCCTGCACCAAGAGCAGTTCGATATGTAG
- the rodA gene encoding rod shape-determining protein RodA — protein sequence MKRYISFRDFDWILLGFVLAICAAGVLEIYSATVGTKFAGAHIRQVYWVLGGCFVMFVVSRVNYHVLIDQVPWMYVVSVVSLMSVLVFGQKYLGARRWIKIGGGIHFQPSEWVKLILILAVAKYFADARQRELTVGDIIKAGMLVGIPMLLVLAQPDLGTALTYMPIALMGLFLGGLRFKHAMVILLLGAMMAPVAWHVLKPYQRDRLTSFLQPEADYHGSGYQVIQSLIAVGSGGIWGKGTGHGTQIQGSFLPVPQTDFIFAAYAEEHGFIGALAILLLYFVVLMRLVQNAQTAPDRSGTFVVMGVVAVVTFHILVNVGMVVGFMPVTGIPLPLMSYGGSSVLFTFLALGIVMNIRMRRFVN from the coding sequence TTGAAGCGCTACATTTCATTCCGCGATTTTGACTGGATCCTACTTGGGTTCGTGCTGGCAATTTGCGCCGCCGGGGTGCTGGAGATCTACAGTGCGACGGTGGGCACCAAGTTCGCCGGCGCGCACATCCGCCAGGTGTATTGGGTGCTGGGCGGGTGTTTTGTCATGTTCGTTGTCAGCCGCGTCAATTACCACGTGCTGATCGACCAAGTGCCCTGGATGTACGTGGTGTCGGTGGTGTCGCTGATGTCGGTGCTGGTGTTCGGGCAGAAGTACCTGGGGGCGCGCCGCTGGATCAAGATCGGCGGCGGCATCCATTTTCAGCCGTCGGAGTGGGTGAAGCTGATCCTGATCCTGGCAGTCGCCAAGTATTTCGCCGACGCTCGGCAGCGGGAATTGACGGTGGGTGACATCATCAAGGCCGGCATGCTGGTGGGCATCCCCATGCTGCTGGTGCTGGCGCAACCGGACCTGGGGACGGCGCTCACCTATATGCCGATCGCCCTGATGGGGCTGTTCCTGGGCGGGCTGCGATTCAAGCACGCCATGGTCATCCTGCTGCTCGGAGCGATGATGGCGCCGGTCGCATGGCACGTGCTAAAGCCCTACCAGCGCGACCGGCTCACCAGCTTCCTGCAGCCGGAAGCGGACTATCACGGGTCCGGATACCAGGTAATCCAATCGCTGATAGCGGTCGGCTCCGGGGGCATTTGGGGCAAAGGGACGGGTCATGGGACGCAAATCCAGGGGTCGTTTCTGCCGGTGCCGCAGACCGACTTCATCTTTGCGGCCTACGCCGAAGAACACGGATTTATCGGTGCGCTGGCCATCCTGCTGCTATACTTTGTGGTGCTGATGCGATTGGTCCAGAATGCCCAAACGGCGCCGGACCGGTCGGGTACTTTTGTGGTGATGGGTGTGGTCGCGGTCGTGACCTTCCACATCCTGGTTAACGTCGGCATGGTGGTCGGATTTATGCCGGTCACCGGAATACCGTTGCCGCTGATGAGTTATGGCGGCTCCTCCGTCTTGTTTACATTCCTGGCGCTCGGCATCGTGATGAACATACGCATGCGCCGGTTCGTGAACTGA
- the mrdA gene encoding penicillin-binding protein 2 has protein sequence MPLGRDEKVPQLRLTAVQYGILGIFLILVFGLWRLQVVGSDYYSQLAEKNRIRNVPILAPRGKILDREGRIIVDNYPSFSALLLRDASKNVLNDVNIIAAGLHMDPDEVRDRVKKFAFTPQYQPIFLKDDITPDELAFIESHRNELPELETIMAHRRLYPKGGFMAHLIGYVGEVSEDMLNSPQWEFYSPGDVVGKSGVELSYNDILMGKNGFRRALVNSRGKEVGRLDETPAVPGKQLKLTVDIDLQIAAEEALGDKNGAIVAMDPRNGEILAMVSRPVFDPNAFAVRIKKADWNRLVTDDDHPLLNKAIQAQLAPGSTFKIIMATAGMQEGVAQTLQVNCTGGGTFYGRYFKCWIAAQHRTHGVVGIYKAIYQSCDTFFYTLAEKLGIDRIAKYATAFGFGQKTGIDLPNEVAGVMPSEEWKIKNFKQKWYVGETISVGIGQGAVAATPMQLARAIGAITSGGVLRRPHTVFPDEMPAQLKPAAFRESTTVPIDPANWELITDAMALVPTGEGTAGSAHLEGIDFAGKTGSAQTMSNALAQRLGHSHSMKDNAWFVGVTPRRNPELVVAVLFEGGEHGQFAARMAAQVVKAYVMKQRSKETKMAAAPDPGPQNVELAGFWGIPDPDGDGGDGMQGARIRIDLDARKAPIAAAVH, from the coding sequence ATGCCGTTAGGGCGCGACGAAAAAGTACCGCAACTCCGGCTCACCGCCGTGCAATACGGCATTCTCGGCATTTTTCTGATCCTGGTGTTCGGGCTGTGGCGGCTGCAGGTGGTGGGCAGCGATTATTATTCGCAGCTCGCGGAAAAAAACCGCATCCGCAATGTTCCCATCCTGGCGCCGCGCGGCAAGATCCTGGACCGCGAAGGGCGCATCATCGTGGACAACTACCCGTCGTTTTCCGCGCTGCTGCTGCGGGATGCCAGCAAGAATGTCCTGAACGACGTCAACATCATCGCGGCCGGGCTGCACATGGACCCCGACGAGGTTCGCGACCGGGTGAAGAAGTTCGCGTTCACGCCGCAATACCAGCCCATCTTCCTCAAGGACGACATCACGCCCGACGAGCTGGCGTTTATCGAGTCGCACCGCAACGAGCTGCCGGAGCTGGAGACGATCATGGCGCACCGGCGGCTGTACCCGAAGGGCGGGTTCATGGCGCACCTGATCGGGTACGTGGGCGAGGTGAGCGAGGACATGCTCAACTCGCCGCAGTGGGAGTTCTACAGCCCCGGCGACGTGGTGGGGAAGTCGGGCGTCGAATTGTCGTACAACGACATATTGATGGGCAAGAACGGTTTCCGCCGGGCGCTGGTGAACAGCCGCGGCAAGGAAGTCGGCCGCTTGGACGAGACGCCGGCGGTGCCCGGCAAGCAGCTCAAGCTGACGGTTGACATTGACCTGCAAATCGCCGCCGAGGAGGCGCTGGGCGACAAGAACGGCGCCATTGTAGCCATGGACCCGCGCAACGGGGAGATCTTGGCGATGGTCAGCCGCCCGGTGTTCGATCCCAACGCGTTTGCGGTGCGCATCAAGAAAGCGGACTGGAACCGGCTGGTGACCGACGACGATCATCCCCTGCTGAACAAGGCCATTCAGGCGCAGCTCGCGCCCGGTTCGACGTTCAAGATCATCATGGCGACCGCGGGCATGCAGGAGGGCGTTGCGCAGACGTTGCAGGTGAATTGCACCGGTGGCGGGACCTTCTACGGCCGCTACTTCAAGTGCTGGATCGCGGCGCAGCACCGCACCCATGGGGTGGTGGGCATCTACAAGGCGATTTACCAGTCCTGCGACACCTTCTTTTATACGCTCGCGGAAAAGCTGGGCATCGACCGCATCGCAAAATACGCCACCGCGTTCGGCTTCGGCCAGAAAACGGGGATTGACCTGCCCAACGAAGTGGCGGGCGTAATGCCGTCGGAAGAGTGGAAGATCAAGAACTTCAAGCAGAAATGGTATGTGGGCGAAACGATTTCGGTGGGCATCGGGCAGGGGGCGGTGGCGGCCACTCCGATGCAACTGGCGCGCGCCATCGGGGCCATCACCAGCGGTGGCGTGTTGCGCCGGCCGCACACCGTGTTCCCGGATGAAATGCCGGCGCAACTCAAGCCGGCAGCCTTTCGGGAAAGCACCACGGTCCCGATCGATCCCGCCAACTGGGAGTTGATTACCGACGCCATGGCGCTGGTCCCCACCGGCGAGGGAACCGCGGGCAGCGCGCACCTGGAGGGCATCGACTTCGCGGGCAAGACGGGCAGCGCCCAGACCATGAGCAATGCGCTGGCGCAGCGGCTGGGCCATAGCCACTCGATGAAGGACAATGCGTGGTTCGTGGGGGTGACGCCGCGCCGCAATCCCGAATTGGTGGTGGCGGTGCTGTTTGAAGGCGGTGAGCACGGCCAGTTCGCAGCCCGCATGGCGGCGCAGGTGGTGAAGGCGTACGTGATGAAGCAGCGCAGCAAAGAAACCAAGATGGCGGCGGCGCCGGACCCTGGGCCGCAGAACGTTGAGCTGGCCGGGTTCTGGGGCATTCCCGACCCTGACGGCGATGGCGGCGATGGCATGCAAGGAGCGCGGATCCGGATTGACCTGGATGCGCGCAAGGCTCCGATCGCTGCCGCGGTGCACTAA
- the mreD gene encoding rod shape-determining protein MreD, protein MPAQSASREQIEVYRFPVAAAVGVPLAALLLQRFLPLHVPAAAIFDLPLLVTIYFGVARRNQISGLLTGGVIGLVQDSLTHQPLGLYGIAKTVVGYAASSLGVKLDVDNPGSRLLMLFGFYLLHQIMYLAVARGLAGEMLTWRWGHEAIAALANALLGLVLYTALDRLRQRT, encoded by the coding sequence GTGCCTGCCCAGAGTGCTTCCCGAGAACAGATTGAGGTTTACCGCTTCCCGGTGGCGGCGGCGGTGGGGGTGCCGCTGGCGGCGCTGCTGCTGCAACGCTTTCTGCCGCTGCATGTTCCCGCGGCGGCAATCTTCGACCTGCCGTTGCTGGTCACGATTTATTTCGGAGTCGCGCGGCGCAACCAAATCAGCGGGCTGCTGACCGGCGGGGTGATCGGGCTGGTGCAGGACAGCCTCACGCATCAGCCGCTCGGGCTGTACGGCATCGCGAAAACGGTGGTGGGCTACGCCGCCTCGTCGCTGGGAGTGAAACTGGATGTGGACAACCCCGGTTCGCGGCTGCTGATGCTGTTTGGCTTTTACCTGCTGCACCAGATCATGTATCTGGCGGTGGCGCGCGGCTTGGCGGGCGAGATGCTGACTTGGCGCTGGGGACACGAGGCGATCGCAGCGCTGGCGAATGCGCTGCTCGGCCTGGTGCTGTACACCGCGCTGGACCGGCTGCGGCAACGAACGTAA